Proteins encoded by one window of Deinococcus radiotolerans:
- a CDS encoding PAS domain S-box protein produces the protein MNGVTPLAVLEKLYLRADGEVVWSRSSVSLLPARSGAVTSVVVVADITELERAQRRLEAVNLSLQVTPRGSLLGLGDRSGSRRSRNLRAHRARGAVLRAPRSRAGP, from the coding sequence GTGAATGGTGTTACGCCGCTGGCGGTTCTGGAGAAGCTATATCTCCGAGCGGACGGCGAGGTCGTCTGGTCCCGCTCCAGCGTCTCGCTCCTGCCCGCGCGCAGTGGCGCGGTCACCTCAGTGGTGGTCGTGGCGGACATCACCGAGCTTGAGCGCGCCCAGCGAAGGCTCGAAGCCGTCAACCTCAGCCTCCAGGTGACCCCCAGAGGAAGCCTGCTCGGTCTGGGGGACCGCTCTGGAAGCCGGAGATCTAGAAACCTTCGGGCACACCGTGCGCGTGGTGCAGTACTGCGTGCCCCTCGGTCAAGGGCTGGGCCTTAG
- a CDS encoding sensor histidine kinase translates to MTRHAHLHPDPVHELLRNLPDPAFVVDEEWRFTFVNALAAAFVGWPGKPEDLKGLPLWETFPDARLTPLFDLGHRVMTLRQAEHIEVHYDPVQTWIELRAFPFQQGIAVQYRDITPRKQAEAERERAESLVEQLKTQHEALLDANEALNAFTHSVAHDLRSPVRHVLGFTALARTKLHDPDAARRHLDVVENAGQRLSMVIDAMLVLARNTTLPLDVEPIELEALTQQVWAELSPDRQDRTVDWTLQALPTVQGDRSMLHQLLSNLLGNALKYTRDRAVARITVWAERTPPGWTFHVQDNGVGFDPAQAGRLFQVFQRLHSDTAFEGTGVGLANVKRIAERHGGAVTAHGSPGEGARFSVYLPSP, encoded by the coding sequence GTGGTGGATGAAGAGTGGCGTTTTACCTTCGTCAACGCGCTGGCCGCTGCGTTCGTGGGCTGGCCCGGTAAGCCTGAAGACCTGAAGGGACTGCCGCTGTGGGAGACCTTCCCAGACGCGAGGCTCACCCCCCTGTTTGACCTGGGTCACCGGGTCATGACCCTGCGCCAGGCCGAACACATTGAGGTGCATTACGACCCCGTGCAGACCTGGATTGAACTGCGGGCCTTCCCGTTTCAGCAGGGCATTGCCGTGCAGTACCGTGACATCACGCCGCGCAAACAGGCTGAAGCCGAACGCGAACGGGCCGAGTCGCTGGTCGAGCAACTCAAGACGCAGCACGAGGCCCTGCTGGACGCCAACGAAGCGCTGAATGCCTTCACTCATAGCGTGGCGCACGACCTCCGCTCGCCCGTACGGCACGTCCTGGGGTTCACGGCCCTGGCCCGCACCAAACTCCATGACCCGGACGCCGCCCGACGGCACCTGGACGTCGTGGAGAACGCTGGCCAGCGGCTGAGCATGGTGATCGACGCCATGCTGGTCCTGGCGCGCAACACCACCTTGCCACTGGACGTTGAACCGATCGAACTGGAGGCCCTCACGCAACAGGTCTGGGCTGAGTTGAGCCCGGACCGCCAGGACCGCACGGTGGACTGGACGCTGCAGGCCCTCCCCACGGTGCAGGGGGACCGCAGCATGCTGCATCAGCTGCTGAGCAATCTGCTCGGCAACGCTCTGAAGTACACCCGGGACCGCGCTGTGGCGCGCATTACCGTGTGGGCTGAACGGACGCCGCCCGGCTGGACGTTCCACGTGCAGGACAACGGCGTTGGCTTTGATCCAGCGCAGGCCGGGCGGCTCTTCCAGGTTTTTCAGCGCCTCCATTCGGACACGGCGTTCGAAGGGACTGGCGTGGGGCTCGCCAACGTCAAACGTATCGCGGAGCGCCATGGTGGGGCCGTCACGGCGCACGGGAGCCCGGGCGAGGGCGCCCGGTTCTCCGTGTATCTCCCCAGCCCTTGA